One part of the Myxococcales bacterium genome encodes these proteins:
- the rsmA gene encoding ribosomal RNA small subunit methyltransferase A produces MSSSELRALLSQHGLHLRRELGQNFIVETQVAERLAERAGIEAGDSVIEVGTGLGMLTRALAKRAKFVLSLEIDSGLARVVQEEGLLPENVRLLHADVLKQDLGALISQLEQEQGGPVRLVANLPFSSATPLMRRLLDHRHALIDWSVMLQMEVADRLFAPVGSRDYGSFAVLHHLCVELEGRLELVAKSFFPVPRVDSAFVCVRANTRLNLAPGELRKVERVVRAAFGKRRKTLENALRGGGLGVERDELRAVLERLAIDPRARAETIHPEAFLALAKGLWPGAMNGVE; encoded by the coding sequence ATGAGCAGCTCCGAACTCCGAGCGTTGCTGTCCCAGCACGGGCTGCACCTGCGCCGGGAGTTGGGCCAGAACTTCATCGTCGAGACGCAGGTTGCCGAACGCCTGGCCGAGCGAGCCGGCATAGAAGCGGGGGACAGTGTCATCGAAGTCGGTACGGGTCTCGGCATGTTGACCCGCGCCCTGGCCAAACGCGCCAAGTTTGTGCTCAGCCTCGAGATCGATTCGGGTCTCGCCCGGGTGGTACAGGAAGAGGGGCTGCTGCCAGAGAACGTAAGACTGCTTCACGCGGATGTACTCAAGCAGGATCTGGGCGCGCTGATTTCACAGCTCGAACAAGAGCAAGGCGGCCCCGTCCGACTTGTCGCCAACCTGCCGTTTTCATCCGCTACGCCCCTGATGCGGCGCTTGCTCGACCACCGACACGCATTGATCGACTGGTCGGTGATGTTGCAAATGGAAGTCGCGGACCGGTTGTTCGCACCGGTGGGTTCGCGCGACTACGGTTCGTTCGCGGTACTCCACCACTTGTGTGTCGAGCTCGAAGGCCGACTCGAACTCGTCGCCAAGAGCTTCTTTCCGGTGCCGCGGGTAGATTCCGCATTCGTATGTGTGCGCGCCAACACTCGATTGAATCTGGCCCCGGGTGAGCTGCGCAAGGTCGAACGCGTCGTGCGGGCGGCGTTTGGCAAGCGACGCAAGACCCTGGAGAACGCCCTGCGCGGCGGTGGCCTGGGTGTCGAGCGCGACGAATTGCGCGCCGTGCTCGAGCGCCTCGCAATCGATCCGCGCGCTCGCGCCGAGACGATTCACCCCGAAGCATTTCTCGCGTTGGCGAAGGGGCTGTGGCCGGGAGCTATGAATGGAGTCGAGTGA
- the panB gene encoding 3-methyl-2-oxobutanoate hydroxymethyltransferase → MSHGRGLVRSVRQERRQPIVSTVTTASAKREHRITVRSLAARKRRGEPISMLTAYDFTFARIFDGADIDLLLVGDSLGNVIQGADTTLPVTMDEVIYHTRLVVRGTNRALVIGDMPFGSFQVSPEDAVRNAIRLVKEGGAGAVKLEGGAKMAETIERIVNAEIPVMGHVGLTPQAVHRMGGYRVQGRGEAGRLQVLDDARAVQEAGAFAVVLEGIPADLAKEVTAELMIPTIGIGAGSDCDGQVLVMHDMLGLNDWSPSFAKQYANLGALASTAARAYIDEVTNRKFPDKEHSYE, encoded by the coding sequence ATGTCGCATGGGCGGGGACTGGTGCGAAGCGTCCGCCAAGAGCGGAGGCAACCCATAGTGTCCACCGTAACGACTGCGTCAGCAAAGCGAGAGCATCGTATTACCGTCCGTTCCCTGGCCGCGCGCAAGCGCCGCGGGGAGCCCATCTCGATGCTCACCGCATACGACTTCACTTTTGCCCGAATCTTCGATGGCGCCGATATCGACCTGTTGCTCGTGGGAGACTCCCTGGGCAACGTGATTCAGGGAGCGGATACGACGCTTCCGGTGACCATGGACGAGGTCATCTACCACACCCGGCTGGTGGTTCGCGGGACGAACCGCGCCCTGGTGATCGGTGACATGCCCTTCGGCAGCTTTCAGGTCTCTCCCGAAGACGCGGTGCGCAACGCGATTCGCCTGGTGAAAGAAGGCGGGGCCGGGGCGGTCAAGCTCGAAGGTGGGGCCAAGATGGCCGAGACCATCGAGCGCATCGTCAACGCGGAGATTCCGGTGATGGGACACGTGGGTCTCACGCCTCAAGCGGTTCACCGCATGGGTGGCTACCGAGTGCAGGGCCGCGGCGAAGCCGGGCGTCTACAAGTGCTCGACGATGCACGCGCGGTGCAAGAAGCGGGGGCCTTTGCGGTGGTGCTCGAAGGCATCCCGGCGGATCTCGCAAAGGAAGTGACGGCCGAGCTGATGATTCCGACGATCGGGATCGGTGCCGGCAGCGACTGCGACGGCCAGGTGCTCGTGATGCACGACATGCTCGGTCTCAACGATTGGTCGCCAAGCTTCGCAAAGCAGTACGCGAATCTCGGTGCGCTGGCATCAACGGCCGCGCGGGCGTATATCGACGAGGTCACGAATCGCAAGTTCCCCGACAAAGAACACTCGTACGAGTAG
- a CDS encoding pantoate--beta-alanine ligase, with the protein MDIIRTTRELQERSDRDRARGQTIALVPTMGALHRGHLSLIACGRERADQVWVSIFVNPTQFNLSEDFESYPRNFEADVESCRAAGVDVIFAPTPDQLYPEGAETWVEVGKIAEPLCGATRPGHFRGVATVVSRLFLAAKPQYAVFGEKDYQQVAVIRRMTRDMGFDVEIVAAPILREKDGLAMSSRNVRLGPKARTQACVLIRAIRGAQRAVAAGERNAAAVIEGVKKTINEAPQATLEYAELRDSESLAEAPDQLLGPCLLAIAVHFAPDPDGRGAEVRLIDNRVLHPPRQTPESS; encoded by the coding sequence ATGGACATTATCCGCACAACGCGCGAGTTACAGGAACGTTCGGATCGCGATCGGGCCCGAGGCCAGACGATCGCGTTGGTGCCGACCATGGGCGCGCTTCATCGTGGCCACCTTTCGCTGATCGCTTGTGGGCGAGAGCGGGCCGACCAGGTTTGGGTTTCGATTTTCGTGAACCCGACGCAATTCAATCTCAGTGAAGATTTTGAGAGTTATCCGCGCAACTTCGAAGCCGACGTCGAGAGTTGTCGGGCGGCGGGGGTGGACGTGATCTTCGCCCCGACGCCCGACCAGCTCTATCCCGAAGGCGCCGAGACCTGGGTCGAGGTGGGGAAGATCGCCGAGCCGCTCTGTGGCGCGACCCGACCGGGACATTTCCGCGGGGTCGCCACCGTGGTTTCGAGGCTCTTCCTCGCCGCCAAACCCCAGTACGCTGTGTTTGGCGAAAAAGATTACCAGCAGGTCGCCGTGATCCGGCGCATGACCCGGGATATGGGCTTCGATGTCGAGATCGTAGCCGCCCCGATTCTGCGGGAAAAAGACGGCCTGGCGATGTCGAGCCGCAACGTGCGGCTGGGGCCGAAGGCGCGCACACAGGCGTGCGTGCTCATCCGCGCAATCCGCGGCGCGCAGCGCGCGGTCGCAGCGGGGGAGCGAAACGCCGCAGCCGTAATCGAAGGGGTGAAGAAGACCATCAACGAGGCGCCCCAGGCCACTCTCGAATACGCCGAGTTGCGAGATTCAGAATCGCTTGCCGAAGCACCCGACCAACTTCTGGGGCCGTGCTTGCTGGCCATTGCCGTTCATTTTGCGCCCGACCCCGATGGTCGCGGAGCTGAAGTACGGCTGATCGACAACCGCGTGCTGCATCCGCCACGCCAGACCCCCGAATCGTCGTGA
- the smpB gene encoding SsrA-binding protein SmpB codes for MANKKKSDKKNADGRRVIATNRRARFEYEIVDHFEFGIVLEGPEVKSLREGRANLGDAYGIVRRGELYLEKLHISPYEPATRANGDPQRERKLLAHRREIKRLYGKVRERGLTLVPLSLYFNAEGRVKVDLALARGKHTYDKRETIKQRDADREAQRSRRRGGSQRR; via the coding sequence ATGGCCAACAAGAAGAAATCAGACAAGAAAAATGCCGACGGCAGGCGAGTGATCGCAACCAACCGTCGCGCGCGCTTCGAGTATGAAATTGTCGATCACTTCGAGTTTGGCATCGTGCTCGAGGGGCCCGAAGTGAAATCCCTCCGCGAAGGGCGCGCGAACCTCGGCGATGCCTACGGGATCGTGCGACGGGGCGAACTCTATCTCGAGAAGCTGCACATCAGTCCCTATGAACCGGCGACCCGGGCCAACGGTGACCCCCAGCGCGAACGCAAGCTGTTGGCGCACCGCCGAGAGATCAAGCGCTTGTACGGAAAGGTTCGGGAGCGCGGCCTGACGCTGGTCCCACTGAGCTTGTATTTCAACGCAGAGGGTCGAGTCAAAGTCGACCTCGCACTCGCTCGCGGCAAACACACCTACGACAAGCGCGAGACCATCAAACAGCGAGACGCCGACCGGGAGGCCCAGCGCAGTCGGCGCCGAGGCGGATCCCAGCGGAGGTAG
- a CDS encoding HAMP domain-containing histidine kinase has translation MPVSDKLRCASRIAAGLLDALSATGDVAGMGRVRRVYSNDCVNVRAEASWISRRTIDQAFRTLGSDRNFARRVGYALVTTERIGFFLFTEGVATIEKAYRRCEPLLAREDREGRFHTLEVGDGRARIAYYPGQGAAAGAGETDQPPWNSSFCGVREGMLEALPLSFGLLPAKVEESQCVGEGAAHCCFEVRFEGKSNQGALFGLAAGAAAAIGLCAWGLPGTAYWIQGIVGGIITLLSAAAGHSYDLVAQLGAVAGARRGHLALLEQADIALAEKMDQLAKVGEHLESARGESTDRLRAILEERSLAASGTADSDDDTEQVRAAADQPRAASGGGDTESSVRAAREIYAALGPLQRGLEQMHRVLRDRELEPEDMKTCALDTLRLCVDETRRLQSVGAALATSDRKSENAHRPIQLAEILTRAADCVRPQLQGDQELILDIERDLPLVRCEPFQMEQVAYQLLKNAADASPPDGVVRAGLRRTPEGIELTVEDRGDGIPEEILDQVFDPFAIEGAVGNDSGLGLAICYRIVVEHGGEMRLASPTCEGTCVTVVLPPDLQGTEPG, from the coding sequence ATGCCGGTTTCCGACAAATTGCGCTGCGCCTCACGCATCGCCGCGGGGCTTCTCGATGCGCTTTCCGCCACCGGGGACGTCGCCGGAATGGGTCGGGTGCGCCGGGTCTACAGCAACGACTGCGTGAACGTTCGAGCCGAAGCAAGCTGGATTTCTCGTCGCACGATCGACCAGGCGTTTCGCACCCTGGGATCCGATCGCAATTTTGCTCGGCGGGTGGGGTACGCCCTGGTCACCACTGAGCGAATCGGTTTTTTTCTCTTTACCGAAGGTGTGGCGACGATCGAGAAGGCGTATCGCCGCTGCGAACCCCTGCTCGCCCGAGAAGACCGCGAAGGTCGCTTCCATACGCTCGAGGTTGGCGATGGTCGCGCGCGCATCGCCTACTACCCGGGGCAGGGCGCGGCTGCGGGAGCAGGTGAAACCGATCAACCTCCCTGGAATTCGAGCTTTTGTGGCGTGCGAGAGGGCATGCTCGAAGCCCTCCCGCTGAGCTTCGGGTTGCTGCCCGCCAAGGTCGAGGAGAGCCAGTGCGTTGGGGAGGGTGCCGCACACTGCTGCTTCGAAGTTCGCTTTGAAGGGAAGTCGAACCAAGGTGCGCTGTTCGGTCTGGCCGCGGGCGCTGCAGCGGCCATTGGCCTGTGTGCATGGGGTCTTCCCGGCACTGCGTACTGGATTCAAGGCATCGTCGGCGGGATCATCACGCTGTTGAGCGCGGCTGCCGGGCACAGCTACGACCTGGTCGCACAGCTTGGCGCTGTCGCGGGGGCGCGCCGCGGGCACCTCGCGCTGCTCGAACAGGCAGACATCGCCCTCGCTGAAAAAATGGACCAACTCGCAAAGGTCGGAGAGCATCTCGAAAGTGCGCGCGGGGAGAGCACCGACCGCCTGCGGGCGATTCTGGAAGAACGCAGCCTCGCTGCCAGCGGGACCGCCGATTCCGATGACGACACAGAACAAGTCCGCGCCGCAGCAGACCAGCCGCGGGCTGCCAGTGGAGGTGGAGACACAGAAAGCAGTGTTCGGGCGGCTCGGGAAATCTATGCCGCCCTGGGTCCCCTCCAGCGCGGACTCGAGCAGATGCACCGCGTGTTGCGCGACCGAGAACTCGAACCCGAGGACATGAAAACCTGTGCGCTCGACACCCTGCGGCTGTGTGTCGACGAGACACGGCGCCTTCAATCGGTCGGAGCCGCCCTCGCAACTTCCGATCGAAAGAGCGAAAACGCGCATCGCCCCATTCAACTCGCGGAGATCCTGACCCGTGCTGCCGACTGCGTGCGACCGCAGCTGCAGGGCGATCAGGAGCTCATTCTCGACATCGAACGCGATCTTCCCCTGGTGCGGTGCGAGCCCTTCCAGATGGAGCAGGTGGCCTACCAGTTGTTGAAAAACGCCGCCGACGCGAGTCCGCCGGACGGTGTGGTCCGGGCAGGGCTCCGCAGGACGCCGGAAGGGATCGAACTCACCGTCGAAGATCGCGGCGACGGCATACCCGAAGAAATTCTCGATCAGGTGTTCGACCCGTTCGCCATCGAAGGCGCGGTGGGAAACGACAGCGGGCTCGGGTTGGCGATTTGCTACCGCATCGTGGTGGAACACGGAGGCGAGATGCGGCTGGCGAGCCCCACCTGCGAGGGAACTTGCGTAACCGTAGTCTTGCCACCGGACTTGCAGGGTACGGAGCCGGGGTAG
- a CDS encoding IS3 family transposase encodes MSRRGNCWDNEVVESFFSSLKKEKIRRQVYRTRDLAKTDVFEYIEMFYNRPRGHSHLGGVSPEVFETASNRGL; translated from the coding sequence ATGAGCCGCCGAGGGAACTGTTGGGACAACGAGGTCGTTGAATCGTTCTTCAGCAGCTTGAAAAAAGAGAAGATCAGACGGCAGGTCTACCGAACGCGCGATCTCGCGAAGACAGATGTCTTCGAGTACATCGAAATGTTTTACAATCGTCCCCGAGGCCATAGCCATCTTGGCGGCGTCAGTCCCGAGGTGTTTGAAACCGCCTCAAACCGCGGCCTCTAA